One genomic window of Neisseria sp. oral taxon 014 str. F0314 includes the following:
- a CDS encoding MORN repeat family protein, producing MSKYLALPLLAAVLLQPVAAAVISPYQGSGCRYEGDVGKDGKPEGKGVWSCRDGRSYTGGFKKGRFDGKGVYTVSAGEEIFLEPFSSGSSKFRDMSLDGTFKDGFAHGKITAVKDGSPLFVMKYDRGNIVEVKLPKKAAKAK from the coding sequence CGCAGTGTTGCTGCAACCGGTTGCAGCGGCGGTTATCAGTCCGTATCAGGGCAGCGGCTGCCGTTACGAAGGGGATGTCGGCAAAGACGGCAAACCCGAAGGCAAAGGCGTGTGGAGCTGTAGGGACGGACGCAGTTATACCGGCGGATTCAAAAAGGGCAGGTTTGACGGCAAAGGCGTTTATACCGTGTCCGCCGGAGAAGAAATCTTTTTGGAACCGTTCTCTTCCGGCAGCAGCAAATTCCGCGATATGTCGCTGGACGGAACGTTTAAAGACGGCTTTGCCCACGGGAAAATTACCGCCGTTAAGGACGGCAGCCCCCTGTTCGTGATGAAGTACGACAGGGGCAATATCGTGGAAGTGAAGCTGCCGAAAAAAGCGGCCAAGGCAAAATAA
- the dcd gene encoding dCTP deaminase encodes MSIKSDKWIRRMSEEHGMIDPFEPNQIKEADGRRIISYGTSSYGYDIRCANEFKIFTNINSTIVDPKNFDPKNFVTVEDDCCIIPPNSFALARTVEYFRIPRNVLTVCLGKSTYARCGIIVNVTPFEPEWEGYVTLEFSNTTPLPAKIYAGEGVAQVLFFESDEVCETSYKDRSGKYMGQTGVTLPKA; translated from the coding sequence ATGAGCATCAAATCCGATAAATGGATACGCCGCATGAGCGAAGAGCACGGCATGATAGACCCTTTCGAGCCGAACCAGATTAAAGAGGCCGACGGCAGGCGCATTATTTCCTACGGCACGTCAAGCTACGGTTACGACATCCGCTGTGCCAACGAATTTAAAATTTTCACCAATATCAACAGCACCATCGTCGATCCGAAAAACTTTGACCCGAAAAACTTCGTTACCGTGGAAGACGACTGCTGCATCATTCCGCCGAACTCGTTTGCACTGGCGCGCACGGTCGAATATTTCCGTATCCCGCGCAATGTGCTGACCGTGTGTCTGGGCAAATCGACCTATGCCCGCTGCGGCATTATCGTGAACGTAACGCCGTTCGAACCGGAGTGGGAAGGTTACGTAACGCTGGAGTTTTCCAATACCACGCCGCTGCCCGCCAAAATTTATGCGGGCGAAGGCGTGGCGCAGGTGCTGTTTTTCGAGAGCGACGAAGTGTGCGAAACTTCGTATAAAGACCGCAGCGGCAAATATATGGGGCAGACGGGGGTAACGCTGCCGAAAGCCTGA
- a CDS encoding peptidoglycan DD-metalloendopeptidase family protein: MKTQSILTLKKFAAAAATALLLAACAGTGSGPVPDGHYRVQRGDTLYRIAKRYGQSVSTLAAWNNLRDTSQIEAGQVLRVRRNTSGSRSPSAAHATAERAVVPVNRLDMQWPVENGSSNVIQTYDGAGSKGIDIRGEQGQPIKAAAAGEVLYAGEEVRGYGKLILISHNTATITAYAHNDTILVQKGQTVTAGQQIATMGSSDTDIFKLHFEVRINGKAVNPVPYLTKP, encoded by the coding sequence ATGAAAACACAATCCATTCTGACATTGAAAAAATTCGCCGCTGCCGCGGCAACCGCCCTTCTTCTTGCCGCCTGCGCGGGAACCGGTTCCGGCCCCGTTCCTGACGGCCACTACCGCGTACAACGCGGCGACACGCTCTACCGCATCGCCAAACGTTACGGGCAAAGCGTCAGCACGCTGGCCGCATGGAACAACCTGCGCGACACCTCGCAAATCGAGGCCGGACAAGTATTGCGCGTCCGCCGGAACACATCGGGCAGCCGCAGTCCTTCGGCGGCTCACGCGACCGCCGAGCGCGCCGTCGTGCCGGTCAACCGCTTGGACATGCAGTGGCCGGTGGAAAACGGCAGCAGCAACGTCATCCAAACCTACGACGGCGCCGGCAGCAAAGGCATAGACATCCGCGGCGAGCAGGGCCAGCCGATCAAAGCGGCGGCGGCGGGCGAAGTATTGTATGCGGGCGAGGAAGTACGCGGTTACGGCAAACTCATCCTCATCAGCCACAATACCGCCACCATCACCGCCTATGCCCACAACGACACCATTCTGGTGCAAAAAGGCCAAACCGTAACGGCGGGACAGCAAATCGCCACAATGGGCAGCAGCGATACCGACATTTTCAAGCTGCATTTCGAAGTCAGGATTAACGGCAAAGCCGTCAATCCCGTGCCCTATCTGACCAAACCTTAA
- a CDS encoding FxsA family protein: protein MQFFGIGFLVLLFLEIMSVVWMADWLGGGGALFLMIVSFVGGMMMLRHTGISGLLLAGAAVRSGQEISPYQMLWPVRYAVAALLLMSPGFVSTVFALLLLLPLKGRPIADADAGNAAVFGRTAPFSRQDEGGDIIEGEYTVTSGNTQNPKQEYIEHKPD, encoded by the coding sequence ATGCAGTTTTTCGGTATCGGTTTTTTGGTGCTGCTGTTTTTGGAGATTATGTCGGTGGTGTGGATGGCCGACTGGCTCGGCGGCGGGGGTGCGCTTTTTCTGATGATTGTCAGCTTTGTTGGCGGGATGATGATGTTGCGCCATACGGGTATATCCGGCCTGTTGCTGGCAGGTGCCGCGGTACGCAGCGGACAGGAAATTTCGCCGTACCAAATGTTGTGGCCGGTGCGTTATGCCGTGGCTGCGCTGCTGCTGATGAGTCCCGGATTTGTTTCGACAGTATTCGCGCTGCTGTTGCTGCTGCCGTTGAAAGGACGGCCGATTGCAGATGCGGATGCGGGGAATGCGGCGGTTTTCGGCCGCACGGCGCCGTTTTCACGGCAGGACGAGGGCGGCGACATCATCGAGGGTGAGTACACCGTAACCTCGGGCAATACGCAAAACCCCAAACAGGAATACATCGAGCATAAGCCTGATTAA
- the trpA gene encoding tryptophan synthase subunit alpha, with amino-acid sequence MSRIQSTFAALGGEKALISYITAGDPDKETTLGLMHSLAANGADIIELGVPFSDPMADGPTIQRAAERALAKGVSLNDVLDIVRAFRQTDRTTPVILMGYFNPVHKMGYARFAEAAAEAGVDGVLTVDAPVENIGGLHGELKSHGIDCIFLIAPTTTEERIRSIAAVAGGFVYYVSLKGVTGAASLDTDEVSRKIEFLRKYISLPIGVGFGINNAESARKIGKMADAVIVGSRIVKEIENNAGREAEAVGALVKELKDAVKAV; translated from the coding sequence ATGAGCAGAATCCAATCCACATTTGCCGCGCTGGGCGGCGAAAAGGCACTGATTTCCTATATTACCGCCGGTGATCCCGACAAAGAAACGACGCTTGGATTGATGCACAGCCTCGCCGCCAACGGGGCGGATATTATCGAGCTGGGCGTCCCGTTTTCCGACCCTATGGCCGACGGCCCGACCATTCAGCGTGCTGCCGAGCGCGCCTTGGCGAAAGGCGTGTCGTTAAACGATGTTCTGGACATCGTGCGCGCATTCCGCCAAACCGACCGGACGACGCCCGTGATATTGATGGGTTATTTCAATCCCGTGCATAAAATGGGTTACGCTCGTTTTGCAGAGGCTGCCGCCGAAGCGGGCGTAGACGGCGTACTGACTGTCGATGCGCCGGTAGAAAACATAGGCGGTCTGCACGGCGAATTGAAGTCGCACGGTATCGATTGCATTTTTCTGATTGCCCCGACCACGACCGAAGAGCGCATCCGCAGTATAGCCGCCGTCGCGGGCGGGTTTGTCTATTACGTTTCGCTCAAAGGCGTAACCGGCGCGGCCAGTTTGGATACCGACGAGGTTTCGCGTAAAATAGAATTTTTACGCAAATATATTAGCCTGCCCATCGGCGTGGGTTTCGGCATCAATAATGCTGAGAGCGCACGCAAAATCGGCAAGATGGCCGATGCCGTTATTGTTGGCAGCCGCATCGTCAAAGAAATCGAAAACAACGCGGGCCGCGAGGCAGAAGCAGTCGGCGCGCTGGTCAAGGAATTGAAAGACGCCGTGAAGGCCGTCTGA
- the accD gene encoding acetyl-CoA carboxylase, carboxyltransferase subunit beta, protein MSWLDKILPPKIKNRSKSEIASNVPEGLWHKCPACSATIYSTELQQNHQVCPKCNHHNPLSARERLNLLLDEGSGEEIGANVKPTDPLKFKDSKKYPDRLTAARKATGEDDALVVMKGMMNGLPVVVAAFEFRFIGGSMGSVVGERFVQGVRRAVADSCPFICVAASGGARMQEGVNSLMQMTKTSAALHLLTEKGLPFISVLTDPTMGGVSASFAFLGDVVLAEPNALIGFAGPRVIEQTVRETLPEGFQRAEFLLEKGAIDQIVDRRSMKRRICDLITLLCRKDKVGTV, encoded by the coding sequence ATGAGCTGGTTAGACAAGATTCTGCCGCCTAAAATCAAAAACCGCAGCAAGAGCGAAATTGCGTCCAATGTTCCGGAAGGCTTGTGGCACAAATGCCCTGCCTGTTCGGCAACGATTTATTCGACCGAATTGCAGCAGAACCACCAAGTCTGCCCGAAATGCAACCACCACAACCCGTTGTCCGCCCGCGAACGGCTGAATCTGTTGTTAGACGAAGGCAGTGGCGAGGAAATCGGTGCCAACGTCAAACCCACCGACCCGTTGAAATTCAAAGACAGTAAGAAATATCCCGACCGACTGACCGCCGCCCGCAAAGCCACGGGCGAAGATGATGCGCTGGTGGTGATGAAGGGGATGATGAACGGACTGCCTGTGGTTGTGGCAGCGTTTGAGTTCCGTTTTATCGGGGGTTCGATGGGGTCTGTGGTCGGCGAACGTTTCGTACAGGGCGTGCGCCGTGCGGTAGCCGATAGCTGCCCGTTCATTTGTGTGGCTGCTTCCGGTGGTGCGCGGATGCAGGAAGGTGTAAATTCGTTGATGCAGATGACCAAAACCAGCGCTGCTTTGCACCTGCTGACCGAAAAAGGACTGCCGTTTATTTCCGTGCTGACCGATCCGACGATGGGCGGCGTATCGGCCAGTTTCGCTTTCTTGGGCGATGTGGTTCTAGCCGAACCGAATGCCCTGATTGGTTTTGCCGGTCCGCGCGTTATCGAGCAGACCGTGCGCGAAACGCTGCCGGAGGGTTTTCAGCGGGCCGAGTTCCTGCTGGAAAAAGGCGCTATTGACCAGATTGTCGACCGCCGCTCAATGAAACGGCGTATCTGCGATTTGATTACGCTGCTTTGCCGTAAGGATAAAGTCGGTACGGTGTAG
- the rpsO gene encoding 30S ribosomal protein S15 produces the protein MALSVEQKAQIVKDFQRKEGDTGSSEVQIALLTFRINDLTPHFKANPKDHHSRRGLLKMVSQRRRLLAYLRRTQPDTYRALITRLGLRK, from the coding sequence ATGGCATTGTCCGTAGAACAAAAAGCACAAATTGTTAAAGATTTCCAGCGCAAAGAAGGTGATACCGGTTCATCCGAGGTGCAGATTGCATTGCTGACTTTCCGCATCAACGACCTGACCCCGCACTTCAAAGCCAACCCCAAAGACCACCACAGCCGCCGCGGCCTGCTGAAAATGGTCAGCCAACGCCGCCGCTTGCTGGCTTACCTGCGCCGTACCCAACCTGATACATATCGCGCGTTAATTACCCGTTTGGGCCTGCGCAAATAA
- a CDS encoding formylglycine-generating enzyme family protein, translated as MKTVKSLILAGLLICGSAVAANMAKIEGGSYRPLYLKKDTPMISVKPYQIDKYPVTNAEFSEFVQSHPQWQRGKVSSKQAEPAYLKHWVKNGSNSYAPKPSEMKHPVTNVSWFAANAYCSAQGKRLPTIDEWEFAAQASTTQKNGTGEPNYNRTILDWYADGGRKGLQNVGKNKPNYWGVYDMHGLIWEWTEDFNSSQLTSSNADSQMFCSGASIGSSDPSNYAAFLRYGIRTSLQSKYVLHNLGFRCAAK; from the coding sequence ATGAAAACGGTTAAATCCCTTATCCTCGCCGGACTCTTGATCTGCGGCAGCGCCGTTGCAGCCAATATGGCCAAAATAGAAGGCGGCAGCTACCGTCCACTGTATCTGAAAAAAGACACACCGATGATTTCGGTGAAGCCCTATCAAATCGACAAATATCCCGTTACCAATGCGGAATTTTCCGAATTTGTGCAATCCCACCCGCAATGGCAACGCGGCAAAGTCAGCTCGAAACAGGCCGAGCCTGCCTATCTGAAACACTGGGTAAAAAACGGCAGCAACAGCTACGCACCCAAGCCTAGCGAAATGAAGCATCCCGTAACCAACGTATCATGGTTCGCCGCCAATGCTTACTGCTCCGCACAGGGCAAACGGCTGCCGACTATAGACGAATGGGAGTTTGCCGCACAAGCCTCAACCACCCAAAAAAACGGAACGGGTGAACCGAATTACAACCGTACCATCCTTGACTGGTATGCCGACGGTGGACGGAAAGGTTTGCAGAACGTAGGCAAAAACAAACCTAACTATTGGGGTGTCTACGACATGCACGGACTGATTTGGGAATGGACGGAAGACTTCAACAGCAGCCAACTGACTTCCAGCAACGCCGACAGCCAGATGTTTTGCAGCGGTGCCTCCATCGGTTCCAGCGACCCCAGCAACTATGCGGCGTTCCTGCGTTACGGTATCCGTACCAGCCTGCAATCCAAGTATGTATTGCACAACTTAGGTTTCCGTTGTGCAGCCAAGTAA